GGAGCTGGTGGTGCTCCTGGTGGTGGTCTGCGCCGTACTGGCCGGGCTGGAGGGCGCGAGCCGGATGCCGCGCGCGTCGGTGCTCTGGACCGCGGCGGCGGCCGGCGTCGCGTTCGGTATCTCGTCGGCGATCAGCCAGACGATCACCGTGCGCATCTCCAACGACGGGCTGGCCGCGGTCACCACGCCGCTCGTGGTGACCGCCGGACTGGCCGTCGCGGTGCTCACCGTGGCGGGGCTGCTGCTCACCCAGCGGTCGTACCGGGACGGATTGGGCGCGCCACTGGCCGTCAGCACGATCGCGAATCCGGTCGCGGCGGCCATCGTCGGCATCTCGCTGCTCGGCGACCGCATCACCGGCGGTTACCCGGGGGCGGCGCTCGCGGCGGCCTGCGCGGCCGGTGCTGCGATCGGCGTCACGTTGCTCGCCGGCGCGGCCCAGGACGGCCGCACGCGCGCCGGGTCGCCGGTCACCGCCGC
The Cryptosporangium minutisporangium DNA segment above includes these coding regions:
- a CDS encoding DMT family transporter; this translates as MGTVLIGIALALLSSVAYAGAAVVQERLAELPVRRLARHPRWWIATALNGVAALLHLAALRAGPLSLIQALGVLTLPLAVPLAAVTWRRRVSGTEWNGIAFTLAGLVGLVLLIGPAGTGVALTLPELVVLLVVVCAVLAGLEGASRMPRASVLWTAAAAGVAFGISSAISQTITVRISNDGLAAVTTPLVVTAGLAVAVLTVAGLLLTQRSYRDGLGAPLAVSTIANPVAAAIVGISLLGDRITGGYPGAALAAACAAGAAIGVTLLAGAAQDGRTRAGSPVTAA